The following coding sequences lie in one Anguilla rostrata isolate EN2019 chromosome 8, ASM1855537v3, whole genome shotgun sequence genomic window:
- the LOC135261098 gene encoding serine/threonine-protein kinase pim-1-like — protein sequence MHFHLLLSVTFWDILKDLVCFYKAGNWELTNWEITGVYLLISACVNKFYKKGKLLGQGGYGSVYAGIRISDGLPVALKYVRKDDDEELQLPGMEMPMPKEVGLFQMVNTPSSHPNILKLFDWFDRPASYVMAMERPDPCKDLFTYCQEQGGVLDEDQARSVTGQLLGALQHCHNHGVVHRDVKPENILIQTDTKEIKLIDFGCGDPLKHTAYNEFSGTPEFLPVEWFEKEQFLAGPGTVWSVGVTLYNIVCGNDPFTTYTSREMRHVEFCAGLSSGIKDFILCCLRPRAKDRPTLEQLQCHPWLQQSSRV from the exons ATGCACTTccatttattattatctgtAACTTTTTGGGACATTCTGAAGGATCTTGTCTGTTTTTATAAAGCAGGGAATTGGGAATTAACTAATTGGGAAATAACTGGTGTCTACCTGCTTATTTCAGCATGTGTTAACAAGTtctataaaaaaggaaaattactcGGCCAAGGAGGATATGGCTCTGTGTACGCAGGGATCCGCATATCTGATGGACTGCCG GTGGCCCTCAAATATGTCAGGAAAGATGACGATGAAGAACTGCAGCTG CCTGGAATGGAAATGCCCATGCCCAAGGAAGTCGGACTGTTTCAGATGGTTAACACCCCATCGAGTCATCCCAACATCCTGAAACTCTTCGACTGGTTCGATAGACCTGCTTCATATGTAATGGCAATGGAGCGTCCAGACCCCTGCAAGGACCTGTTCACGTACTGCCAGGAACAGGGGGGTGTGCTGGATGAGGACCAGGCGCGAAGTGTGACCGGGCAGCTGCTTGGGGCGCTACAGCACTGCCACAATCATGGAGTGGTTCACCGCGACGTGAAGCCCGAGAACATCCTGATCCAGACAGACACAAAGGAGATCAAACTGATCGACTTTGGGTGTGGGGACCCACTGAAGCACACTGCATACAACGAATTCTCTG GGACCCCCGAATTCCTGCCAGTTGAATGGTTTGAAAAAGAACAGTTTCTGGCGGGCCCTGGGACTGTGTGGTCAGTGGGTGTGACCCTGTATAACATCGTCTGCGGTAACGATCCCTTCACTACGTACACCAGCAGGGAAATGCGGCACGTGGAGTTCTGTGCAGGGCTGTCATCAG GGATCAAGGACTTCATTCTGTGCTGTTTGAGGCCCCGGGCAAAAGACCGGCCCACCCTGGAGCAGCTACAGTGCCACCCCTGGCTCCAGCAGTCCAGCCGAGTATAG
- the LOC135261096 gene encoding cathelin-related peptide SC5-like: MTFLISDMMDVDSPKGAMWSCLILTFKKLRPHAVIDQCVTEMRSETHKMKSSVGPLLLLSLVAFVSVTLARSVFTFTDVLAAATADFNQKSQETKAFGPPKKGALRSMSMFEPGDGSVMIKSITFTLKETVCPKSEDYLKEECVFKDNGSLKKCSSTATVLKSQPGEAASLTVSCQEVTDPEERKELSEPPSWTKYFSNW, encoded by the exons ATGACCTTCCTGATTTCTGACATGATGGACGTAGATAGTCCCAAGGGGGCCATGTGGAGTTGCTTAATCTTAACCTTTAAAAAGCTCAGACCCCATGCTGTAATTGACCAATGTGTGACTGAGATGAGAAGTGAGACACATAAGATGAAGAGCTCTGTTGgacctctgctgctgctctcccttGTTGCTTTTGTCTCTGTGACATTGGCCAGGAGTGTCTTCACCTTTACAGATGTCCTTGCCGCGGCCACTGCAGACTTCAACCAGAAAAGCCAGGAGACAAAAGCTTTTGGACCTCCAAAGAAGGGCGCTTTGCGGTCAATG tcgATGTTTGAGCCCGGAGATGGCTCCGTCATGATCAAGTCCATTACGTTTACGCTTAAGGAGACAGTGTGCCCCAAATCAGAAGACTACCTAAAGGAAGAGTGTGTCTTCAAGGACAATGGG TCTCTGAAGAAGTGCTCCAGTACAGCTACAGTCCTCAAGTCACAGCCAGGAGAGGCAGCATCTCTGACAGTGTCCTGTCAGGAGGTCACAGACCCAGAGGAGCGCAAG GAACTTTCAGAGCCTCCAAGTTGgacaaaatatttcagcaacTGGTGA
- the LOC135261097 gene encoding serine/threonine-protein kinase pim-1-like translates to MTMCTRGFAYLMDCQSEFTFSMLCAHKQASEVHPHLDSIVTCVALKYVRKDEDEELQLPGMETPMPKEVRLFQMVHTPSTHPNILKVIDWFDRPASYVMAMERPDPCKDLFTYCQEQGGVLDEDQACSITGQLLGSNTALSNAEWFTAM, encoded by the exons ATGACCATGTGTACGCGGGGATTTGCATATCTGATGGACTGCCAGTCAGAATTCACCTTCTCTATGCTGTGTGCCCACAAACAAGCCTCTGAAGTGCATCCTCATCTAGACTCCATAGTAACATGT GTGGCCCTCAAATATGTTAGGaaagatgaagatgaggaactGCAGCTG CCTGGAATGGAAACGCCCATGCCCAAGGAAGTCAGACTGTTTCAGATGGTTCACACCCCATCGACTCATCCCAACATCCTGAAAGTCATTGACTGGTTCGATAGACCTGCATCATATGTCATGGCAATGGAGCGCCCAGACCCCTGCAAGGACCTGTTCACATACTGCCAAGAACAGGGGGGTGTGCTGGATGAGGACCAGGCATGCAGTATAACCGGGCAGCTGCTGGGGAGCAATACAGCACTGTCAAACGCGGAGTGGTTCACCGCGATGTGA